Proteins from a single region of Budorcas taxicolor isolate Tak-1 chromosome 7, Takin1.1, whole genome shotgun sequence:
- the GMIP gene encoding GEM-interacting protein, which yields MDSTEPGLPPAPESRKRYSDIFRSLDNLEISLGNVTLEMLAGDPVISGDLEPDKKPTATLTSETSRWSGPSPEDPAPLTGEELDLRLIRTKGGVDAALEYAKTWSRYVKELLAWTEKRASYELEFAKSIMKIAEAGKVSIQQQSQMSLQYIYLLFLEHDLSLATLAMETLAQQKRDYYQPLAAKRTEIEKWRKEFKEQWMKEQKRMNEAVQALRRAQLQYMQRSEELRVRSQVSPEDLALQASPGPNKHQERRRRSREEAQAKAQEAEALYQACVREANARQQELEAAKQRIVSHVRKLVLQGDEVLRRVTLGLFGLREAQAERAPRAFAALAECCLPFEPGQRYQEFVRAIQPHSPPPPPPAYSFQEFTHSSPLDTRKKLSGAPPPQLEESAAEPGPWEDTGTGCQGAPGPTVGSDVDGVGGGSEPRSQDSPTSSPGSGTRRLVKVSSIGTESSDDFEERDPDLGDGLENGPGTPFRKWTLSSAAQTHRLRRLRGPAKCRECEAFMVSGTECEECFLACHKRCLETLLILCGHKRLPARTPLFGVSFLQLPRDFPEEVPFVITRCTAEIEQRALHVQGIYRVSGSRVRVERLCQAFENGRALVDLSGNSPHDVSSVLKRFLQELTDPVIPFHLYDAFISLAKTLHADPVHDPGTPSPSPEVIRSLKTLLVQLPDSNYSTLRHLVAHLFRVAAQFEDNKMSANNLGIVFGPTLLRLPDGPGPAGAGPVTCLLDSAHQAQLVEFLIVHYEQIFGPDELLLPTEPLPQEPSPPPVTLPASLQPPHLQLVLDPLPLSLASDQDPDAMLLSALEKHPEATLPEISTLQSEQEEEITEDVKNEGGEVPSQGPEDSPLGTQPRGHFSRQPVKYPRGGVRPVTHQLSGLALVASKLSEETPVTSVPQGSLQRRGPSPAATTREDSPLRRTPLPKHFEITQETARLLSKLHSESVPTATCYPDPQTEEAEDHF from the exons ATGGACTCAACAGAGCCGG GGTTACCCCCGGCTCCTGAGAGCAGGAAGAGGTACAGTGACATCTTCCGAAGCCTGGACAACCTCGAGATCTCACTGGGGAACGT GACTCTTGAGATGCTGGCTGGAGACCCTGTGATTTCAGGAGACCTGGAACCTGACAAGAAACCCACAGCCACTTTG acCAGTGAAACCAGCCGCTGGAGTGGCCCCTCCCCAGAGGATCCTGCACCCCTTACAG GGGAGGAACTGGACTTGCGGCTCATCCGAACCAAGGGAGGCGTGGATGCAGCCCTGGAGTACGCCAAGACCTGGAGCCGCTACGTCAAGGAGCTGCTGGCCTGGACTGAGAAGAGAGCCAGCTATG AGCTGGAGTTTGCCAAAAGCATTATGAAGATTGCCGAGGCTGGCAAGGTGTCAATCCAGCAGCAG AGCCAAATGTCACTGCAATATATCTACCTCCTGTTTCTGGAGCACGACCTCAGCCTAGCAACCCTGGCCATGGAGACACTGGCCCAGCAGAAAAGGGACTATTACCAG CCCTTGGCTGCCAAACGGACTGAGATTGAGAAGTGGCGGAAGGAGTTCAAGGAGCAGTGGATGAAGGAGCAGAAACGCATG AACGAGGCGGTGCAGGCGCTGCGGCGGGCCCAGCTCCAGTACATGCAGCGCAGCGAGGAGCTGCGGGTTCGCTCCCAGGTGTCGCCTGAAGACCTGGCTCTCCAGGCCTCACCAGGCCCCAACAAACATCAGGAGCGGCGGCGGCGCTCTCGAGAAGAGGCCCAGGCCAAG GCGCAGGAGGCCGAAGCGCTGTACCAGGCCTGCGTCAGAGAGGCCAACGCGCGGCAACAGGAACTGGAGGCCGCCAAGCAGCGGATCGTGTCACACGTGCGCAAACTGGTGCTGCAGGGGGACGAAGTGCTGAGGCGG GTGACCCTGGGATTGTTCGGGCTTCGAGAGGCTCAGGCAGAGCGGGCCCCGCGCGCCTTCGCCGCCCTGGCCGAGTGCTGCCTTCCGTTCGAGCCTGGCCAGCGATACCAAGAGTTCGTGAGGGCCATACAGCCCCactccccaccgcccccaccacccGCCTATTCTTTCCAGGAGTTCACGCACAG TTCCCCTCTGGACACAAGAAAGAAGCTCTCTGGAGCACCCCCTCCACAGCTGGAGGAGAGTGCAGCTGAGCCAGGCCCTTGGGAGGACACAGGCACAGGCTGCCAGG GAGCTCCGGGCCCCACTGTGGGCAGCGATGTGGACGGTGTGGGTGGTGGCAGCGAGCCTCGTTCCCAGGACTCTCCCACCTCCAGTCCAG GCTCCGGCACAAGGCGGCTGGTAAAAGTGTCATCCATAGGCACCGAGTCTTCAGATGACTTCGAGGAGCGAGACCCTG ACCTGGGAGATGGGCTGGAGAACGGGCCAGGGACCCCCTTCAGGAAGTGGACACTATCGAGCGCGGCCCAGACCCACCGGCTGCGGCGGCTGCGGGGCCCAGCCAAGTGCCGAGAGTGTGAGGCTTTCATGGTCAGCGGGACAGAGTGCGAGGAG TGCTTTCTGGCCTGCCACAAGCGCTGCCTCGAGACCCTACTGATCCTCTGTGGACATAAGCGGCTACCAGCCCGGACTCCCCTCTTTGGGGTCAGCTTCCTGCAGCTGCCCAGGGACTTCCCAGAGGAGGTGCCTTTTGTGATCACCAGGTGCACGGCCGAGATAGAACAGCGCGCGCTCCATGTGCAG gGCATTTATCGGGTCAGCGGGTCCAGGGTCCGCGTGGAACGGCTGTGCCAGGCTTTTGAGAATGGCCGAGCATTGGTTGACCTGTCAGGGAACTCACCTCATGATGTCTCGAGTGTTCTCAAGCGATTCCTCCAGGAG CTCACTGACCCCGTGATCCCCTTCCACCTCTACGATGCCTTCATCTCTCtggctaagaccctgcatgcAGACCCTGTGCACGACCCTgggacccccagccccagccctgaggTTATCCGCTCGCTGAAGACCCTCTTGGTGCAGCTGCCCGACTCTAACTACAGCACCCTGCGGCACCTGGTGGCCCATCTGTTCAG GGTGGCTGCACAGTTTGAGGACAACAAGATGTCTGCCAACAACCTGGGCATTGTATTTGGGCCGACGCTGTTGCGGCTGCCCGACGGTCCAGGGCCAGCCGGTGCCGGACCCGTCACCTGCCTGCTGGATTCCGCACACCAGGCTCAGCTCGTCGAGTTCCTCATTGTGCACTATGAGCAGATCTTCGGGCCCGACGAGCTCCTCCTGCCCACTGAGCCCCTGCCCCAAGAACCCAGCCCACCCCCTGTGACCCTCCCAGCTAGCCTCCAGCCACCACACTTACAACTTGTCCTGGACCCCCTGCCCTTATCCCTAGCCTCAGACCAGGACCCAGACGCCATGCTCCTTAGTGCTCTGGAGAAGCATCCCGAGGCCACGCTCCCAGAG ATTTCAACTCTGCAGAGTGAGCAGGAAGAGGAAATAACCGAAGACGTCAAAAATGAGGGAGGGGAAG TGCCCAGCCAAGGGCCTGAGGACTCACCCCTGGGGACACAGCCCCGTGGCCACTTCAGCCGCCAGCCAGTGAAGTATCCCCGGGGAGGTGTGCGGCCTGTCACCCACCAGCTGTCCGGCTTGGCCCTGGTGGCTTCCAAATTGTCCGAGGAGACCCCCGTCACATCAGTGCCCCAAGGGAGCTTGCAGAGGCGAGGACCCAGCCCTGCCGCTACCACCCGTGAGGACAGCCCTCTGCGCCGCACCCCTCTGCCCAAGCATTTTGAGATCACCCAGGAGACAGCCAGGCTACTCTCCAAGCTGCACAGCGAGTCTGTGCCCACGGCTACCTGCTACCCAGACCCCCAAACTGAGGAAGCTGAGGACCACTTCTGA